The genome window CTCGGCTGAAGAGTACACAGCGCTtcttggggaaggaagggggaagagtTCAAAGGTGACCTGATGCTGGGCTGGATGTTCACCAGGCTGGCTCCCAGGTATAAGACATAAGACcaccatactggctcagaccaatggtccatctagtccagtgtcctagcttctgacattggccaatgccacgtgcttcaggaggaatgaacagaacaggcaatcataaagtgatccatcccctgccatccattcccagcttccggcaaacagaggctagggacacttcagcgCATGGCTTTGCATCCGTGCCCATCCtatctaatagccattgatggacctctcctccatgaacttatctaattctttttgaatgctgttaaagtcttggccttcacaacatcctctggcaaagagttccacagatttactgtgtgttgtgtgaagaaatacttccttttgtttgttttaaacctgctgcctattaatttcatttggtgacccaaacttcttatgttatgagaaggagtaaatgacacttccttatttattttctccacaccagtcatgattttatagacctctatcatatccccccttagtcatctctttttcaagctgagaAGTCTCGGTCATActattctctcctcatatggcagctttCCATCCCCCAATcgttttgttgctcttttctgtacctttttccaATTCTGAGATATCTTTTTTTccagatggggtgaccagatctgcatgcaatattcaagatgtggttgtaccatggatttatatagaggcaatatgatattttttgtcttattaaaTATCCCTTTCCTAGTGATTCCGAacattctgttagattttttgattgctgctgcacattgagtggatgttttcagagaactatccacaatgactccaagatttctttcttgaatggtaacagctaataaTATAGACttcatcattttatacgtatcgttgggattatattttccaatgtgcattactttgcatttgtcagcactgaatttcatctgctattttgttgcccagaacacccagttttgagagatccttttgtaggtcttcacagtctgcctggaacttaactatcttgagtagttttgtatcatctgcaaattttgccacctcactgtttacccccttttttttcagatcatttatgaatatgttggacagtactagtcccagtacagatccctaggggacaccactatttatcttgcaccattctgaaaacttaccatttattcctaccctttgtttcctatcttttaaccagttactgaccaatgagaggactttccttcttatcccatgatagctttctttgcttaagagcctttggtgaggtatcctgtcaaaggctttctggaaatttaAACagactatatccactggatcccccttgcccacatgcttttttatcccctcaaagaattctagtagattgctAGAACAGTTATAAGGCAGCTGTCATTTATACACACTGACAACAGTCTCAAGAGGCTGTTACAGTCATCAGGGATTGCTTTGCTTTGTTCATAAGTCCTACACCAACCACAAGGAAGGGTTGGCATAGGAGCTGTTAcctccataggtgctggaactaggtgtgctgggggtgctgctgcaccccctggcttgaagtggtttccatcatatacaaggtttgcagtttggttcagtggctctcagcacccccactatacaaattgttccagcaccctgggTTACCCCACTTTTCTATTTGCATCACAGGCAATAAAAGCTTTAGAGTTGCTTTGCGCAAGTGGAGCCAAACACAGAGGAAACTGTATAAACATCTCCTGCAGGTACATGAATGTTAGTTTGCCAAATACTTTTGTCTCCTGCCTTCTGTATGGTTACAAGaaagtgtttttctttaaatgggaAAAACAAGGATGGATTTGCCAGTCATGCTCTGTTTCTCCCTGTGAGAATGTTTACCCCGATTCATGGCATTTATCacagaagaaaggggaaatattAATAGAAGCCCATTGTTAAACTATTAGCAATGTCTCACCAGAGATGAccacagagaaaaggaaaaacatgcaaaacacaaaagtggccaaactccTGAAACAAAATTTTCTCTTCTGGATACAATATATATGTACAGTAGTTGTCTCATTACTCTCATCGCCCTCATAATAACATTCCCAAATTTTAAGAAATGATCCTAAAATAAAGAGATACATGAAATTATAATAGCACAAGGACACACTGTTACCTTAACATTCTATATAATACATTATTTATAAGATTGCACAAGGCACAACATTATTTTTTGACTTTTGAACACtggcaaaataaaatattttcatatcttAATCATCTATTCCTATCAAATTTTGAGTATATTAAATTCAACATCATACTTAGAGATCCTTTATGTTTAGAGATGCCGGGCCTAATTTCCATGTGTGCTATACTTACATTACACCTACTTTTAGGCCCTTTTATACTGCCAAAATAGTTTCAAGGGATCTTAGTGTAAACAAGAATCAGGTCTATTCTTTGTATTAAACAAGCTGATTACTTGTATAGGAACTGACTTAGACAGAAAGGTACTTTATGGCATAGATTCTCAGCTAGATATTGTTGtagttccatttacttcagtggagctatgtagATTTTCATCAGCAGAGGATCTAGCCCTGTATGCCTATATTCTGGAGATTTATAGTTGAGAAACCTTTTAACAAATGTAATAATTCAGAGAACTGTATTGTGGACATTTGGGCAAATAATGAGTGGCCTCCACGGGTGAAAACACCATTGATCAACAGATGGAATGGGTGTATGGCAGCCAAATGTGCCAACAAAAATTTCAAGCCAAATTATGCCCTCCTTTACAATGGTGGAAATCTGGATCAACTCCTTCATTGtgttggagaaagtccagaaataCATCATTGTATCTGATGGAAGAATACAGCTCTACATTATTAATATAGACCTAGTAAAGTAATTACTATTAAAATTTCAGATAGCCAGGACCACCATATATTTTTACTAGgggatctgattttcaaagtATTCTTTGAGAGTGAAATTCCACCCTGTGCAAAGGGCTGGCTCTTAAACACCACTTAGGTCCTCAAAAAAGGGTgtaagtaggatttaaatggtgtGTATGTCTTGGTTTAGAGGCAAACTTCATGCTAACAGTCTGATTCCCTCAGATGTTagcaaatgaaaatgttaaattttggtttttcaatgaaaaaattgtTCACATTATTAAATCTAGCTGTAATATGTTAGGATCAAATTCAAAGACAAgattaagagccaaattctgctaaaagttacactggtgaaaagctggagtaactccattgcactcagtggaattactctggattttcaCTAGTGTAAATAAGAACAGAAATTGGCCCTTAATTCTTTCTTTGATCCTAATTGATTAAAGCACAAATTATCTCTATCAGCAATGCATATGCATGTCACCATTTAATTTAATCTGTGGCTTTGTGAGGGAGTCATTCTTGTCTGGTTATTCCAGCAAATGGGGTTTTATTTAATACTGCTctaaaactggatttaaaaaaataaaactcttcAAATCAGAGTGATCTAATTTTATGCCAGACTAGATGTCTTCTTTAGTGATAGTCTCATTCAAACCACTGTTGTTTCCAATGGATTTGTATATATTCACACTGCtgaaaaaatattcctttttgaTAAATACAATAGATAAATCTTAGTACAGACATGCATAACTGTGCAACTCTGATGAAAACCCTAAATAGAAGCAGGTCCAACAATGTCTTATAGTGTGATTCAAATATAACTACTGTGAATATTAAATCAGCAATCGGGGGAAATGCACAGCATATAATTTCAAAGTGACACAAGAGttccttcaaaaagaaaaatcattacCCATTTTGTTACAAATTTGTGCTTTTCCTTGGGCCCATATCACCTGTGACCACACTGACAACACTTTGGgttggatgtgggggggggggttatattTTTTCATCAtaatcattatttatttttttaaatgctactgGGCTTGCTTGCTTCAAAGAGGTCTTTGAAATATCTGTTTGCATGGTGGACATGGCTATAGTCTCATAATCATCATCCCTGGAGCGAATATcacaaaaatgaaagaaaaactgCAAGTCCCTCTGGAAGTTCTTGTTGAGGAATCCATAAAAGATAGGGTTCACACAGGTAGAGATCATGGCTGTGAGGTGACAAATCAAGAACAATACATTGTGGCTGCAGGTGGCAGCAGGCAGAATTTCATGATTCCAGTCAAACACAATATTAAAAATGGTAAGAGGTAGCCAGCAGACTGCAAATGCAACCACAATAGAGATCAGCATGATGTTGATCCTTTTGGTTTCAGTGGATCTGTATTTATTATCTCGCATCTTGTCCATCATGTTGTTCCTTCGTTTTAAGCGTATGTATATCTGCAGAAAACAAAATTcaacaacaaagaaaaatataGAATCATTTAGCCCAGAGGCAATTCTTTACAAGGACAAACAGAAATCAGACAGAAATAAGGAGAGATCATAAAATAGATTCTCTCTTACCTTTAAGTagcaaataaatataaaacaaagtgGTCCAAAGTACTGTATCACCAACAGAGCTGTGGTATAAGAAAGCCTGATAGTGTCCAAAGGGAACAAGTCCAAGCACACATATTTGTCCTTATATTCATCAATTGTTATATTTTTGAAGGGTTCATCAGTTAATACATGATAAACCAGGAAAGGCAAGGAGGAAGCCACGGCTAGAATCCAGATGGCAGCAACCCCTACGTAGGCATGTCTGTTATTCGGCCTCCATCCTCTAGGGTTGATGATCAGCTGATGGCGTTCAATCGCGATGAGGACCAAAGAGAAAACCGAGACTGTGATTGAGACACACTGCACAAAAGGATTCAGCTTGCACATGGCCTCCCCGAAAATCCAGTGGTCCATTAAAGTGTATACAAAGGTGAAGGGGAGACACATGATGGTCATTAGAAGGTCTGAGAAGGAAAGGTTGACAATAAGGATGTTGGTAACATTGCGCATCTCCTTCTGTTTTAAGATGATGATAATTAAGGCCAGATTTCCAGAGACGCCAAGAATGATCACAGCCCCATAAACAAGAGCCAAGGTGAAGACCAGGGCCAATGGCATGTGGCAATCTTCATCTTGGAAGTGTATGATTCTGGAATTCTTCTCTGAAAAGTTCAGATGGATGGACTGATTCCCAGCAGAGGAAAGAAATGATGTGTTCATATTGTTGAAACTTGCGTCCATGCCCTGCATTGGTTTCGACTGCACTGAGTTTCTTCCGAATGGTTTCAGAAGCTCAAAATGTTCTCATCACTCAAGCAGCGCGATCCCACCAAAAGCTGTCACTTCGTTTCCTTGATAACCTTGTACA of Natator depressus isolate rNatDep1 chromosome 4, rNatDep2.hap1, whole genome shotgun sequence contains these proteins:
- the NPY1R gene encoding neuropeptide Y receptor type 1, which produces MQGMDASFNNMNTSFLSSAGNQSIHLNFSEKNSRIIHFQDEDCHMPLALVFTLALVYGAVIILGVSGNLALIIIILKQKEMRNVTNILIVNLSFSDLLMTIMCLPFTFVYTLMDHWIFGEAMCKLNPFVQCVSITVSVFSLVLIAIERHQLIINPRGWRPNNRHAYVGVAAIWILAVASSLPFLVYHVLTDEPFKNITIDEYKDKYVCLDLFPLDTIRLSYTTALLVIQYFGPLCFIFICYLKIYIRLKRRNNMMDKMRDNKYRSTETKRINIMLISIVVAFAVCWLPLTIFNIVFDWNHEILPAATCSHNVLFLICHLTAMISTCVNPIFYGFLNKNFQRDLQFFFHFCDIRSRDDDYETIAMSTMQTDISKTSLKQASPVAFKKINNDYDEKI